CACAGTCATTCCCCGGGCGGTACCCTCCTCCCCTCGGTTGGACGGTTGGACGTGGGCGGTGGCCCAGTAGGGATGTCTAGCCTCTCAGGctgaggggcagggcaggagtctcacggggtggggggaggctcaGGTTGGCTGGTTGTCTGAGCACAGGTCGCGCACTCGGGAGCGTTGCTGGGGGCCGCCCAGCGCCAGTCAGACAACTGGTGCCATAGAAAGAGCAGGGTCCGGTCCCTGCTCCGCTGAGCACCCCTGGACGAGTCCCCTGACCTCGTGAGCCTCAGTGTGCTTGTAGGCTTCTTTTGGGGACGAGATGAGCCAGGACATATGTTAGGAATAGTGCTCAGGTGTCCCCCAACCTTTCCCGGActgggggccaggctggggatggggtggcGGAGGAGGCCTCATTTCTAGTCCACGAACCTGGGAGGTCCGGATTCCGGGAAGCAGTAGTGATGACGTTCGGCTGCTCCTGTCCCCCTGCAGCTACCCCCCGGGAGCGGCCGAGCTCTGCCATTTACCCCTCAGACAGCTTCCGGCAATCCCTGCTCGGTTCCCGCCGCGGCCGCTCCTCCTTGTCACTGGCCAAGAGTGTCTCTACCACCAACATCGCTGGGTACGCCCCTGCTTGGGGAAGGGACAGCCGGGCGGGGGCGTGGAGGGTGGAAGTGGGCACCTGGAGGCCTGCAAGGGCGGTCCCTCCCGGCCCTGAGCTCGGGGCCATAGACCGGGAAGGAGGACTCCGGGTGCCTTCCCCTCAGACCCCAGCCCCGGTTCCCCATCTGGGGAGGAGGGCTCCGTCCCCCGAGTCGGGGTGACGTAGACCCTGTCCCCTCAGACACTTCAACGAAGAGTCCCCCCTGGGGCTGCGGCGGATCCTGTCCCAGTCCACGGACTCCCTCAACATGCGGAACCGGACCCTGTCCGTGGAGTCCCTCATTGACGAAGGTGACGGCCGGCCGGGGGAAGGcctgcggggggcggggcccAGCGAGGGGGGTCGGGCTCAGCGTGGGCCCTGCTGACGTCCAGGTGCAGAGGTGATCTACAGCGAGCTGATGAGTGACTTTGAGACGGACGAGAGGGACTTCGCAGCCGACTCGTGGAGCTTGGCCGTGGACAGCGGCTTCCTGCAGCAGCAGAAGAAGGAGGTGATGAAGCAGCAGGACGTCATCTACGGTGAGCCCAGGCCGCCAGGCTCCTCTCGCTGACCAGGGCTTGTCCACGACCTTCCTCCAGCCGGTGGTCCCTCCCAGGCCCCATCTTTACTCCTTCCTTCGAGCCGGTTCTCCTCCTTTGCCGCCGTCCGGTGCCACCCCTGGCGCCACGCTGGGGACCCGTGGCTCTTGCCCCAAACAGCTTACGGCCTGAGATGGCAAGGCCTAAAGGGAAAACGTAGTTAAAGAAACACTCATACCATGCCAGTGCGGAATGTCACCGTGGAGGGGGCCTGGGAAACCTCCCACCAGGCCTGCGGTCCCCAGCCTGGGCCCTGCCCGTGCGGCCTGGCCTAGGTGCGGGGTCCGATGAGCCGTCACCCCGCAGAGCTCATCCAGACGGAGCTGCACCATGTGCGGACGCTGAAGATCATGACACGGCTGTTCCGCGCGGGCATGCTGGAGGAGCTGCAGCTCGAGCCCGGCGTGGTGCAGGGGCTGTTCCCCTGCGTGGACGAGCTCAGCGACATCCACACGCGCTTCCTCAGCCAGTTGCTGGAACGCCGCCGCCAGTCCCTGTGCCCCGGCAGCACCCGCAACTTCGTCATCCACCGCTTGGGTGACCTGCTCATCAACCAGGTGGGCAGGGTCGCCGCTGCCGGGAGCCAGTGGGCAGGAGGCCGGAGCAAGGCTGGGGACTAGGCCAGGGACTAGGCCGTGGCTTTGTGGGACCTGCTGAGCtggcctgcccaccccccccccccccgcccctgccctctAGTTCTCAGGTCCCAGCGCCGAGCAGATGCGGAAGACCTACTCGGAGTTCTGCAGCCGCCACACCAAGGCCTTAAAGCTCTACAAGGAGCTGTGCGCGCGCGACAAGCGGTTCCAGCAGTTCATCCGGGTGAGCGGACCTGGCGCTGCCAGCCGACCCCATGGCCCGAACCCCGCCTGCCCATTCTGGGGGCCATGGCGCGCTGCTGCTGGCTCAGCCGGTTCCCACCAGCCCCTGTGGCGTGTGTCAGTGATGACCCCCTTCTCCGCCAGCGATAACCCCTGTTCACTCCTTGGTCTGGTTGTTCCTCATCCTCAACCCAGGGGGTGCGCTCCCCATTCCCAGGCACAGTCACCTAAGGCCATGGGAGGGCACCAGTGCTTGGGCTCCAAGGGCATGTTCTTGGACCCCCTCCCCGCGCACACCAGCCCTGAGCCCCGCCTGTGCCCTTGCAGAAGGTGACGCGGTCCGCGGTGCTGAAGCGGCATGGGGTGCAGGAGTGCATCCTGCTGGTGACCCAGCGCGTCACCAAGTACCCGGTGCTCATCAGCCGCATCCTGCAGCACTCCCACGGTGAGGGCGGGGCGCTCCCGGTGACCCAGGTCGGGGCGGGAGGGGCACCAACTGGCTGCGCCTCATGCTGCCCCCGCGCAGGGCCCGAGGAGGAGCGCCAGGACCTGACCACGGCCCTGGGGCTGGTGAAGGAGCTGCTGTCCAACGTGGACCAGGATGTGCACGAGCTGGAGAAGGGGGCCCGCCTGCAGGAGATCTACCACCGCATGGACCCGCGGGCGCAGGCCCCGGTGCCCGGCAAGGGCCCGTTCGGCCGGGAGGAGCTCCTGCGACGCAGGCTCATCCACGACGGCTGCCTCCTGTGGAAGACGGCGACCGGCCGCTTCAAAGGTGAGTGCGTGGCGAGTGGAGGCCCCCGTGgcgtgtggggagggaggggcctcCAGCCTGCGCCACTTGTCTGCACAGGGGGGCATCTGGGGAGATGCGGTCTGGGGGCCGGCAGCGAAGTCCAAATCCCGTATTTCCGCCCGTGGGCCACACGGGGCTTCCCTGCCAGGATGGGCCCCTGCGTGCCCGGAGAGCTACCGGTTTGACGAGGACAGAGAATCTCCacgatgggggtgggggtggggcgagaGTGGGGCACCTAGCAGGGCTCCAGAATGGGCCTCGGGGAGACAGCCAGGAAAGCCCGGGCAGGAAGCTGAGCCGGAGGAGTCCAGGAGGGACGGAGCAGACAGAGCAGAGGGGACTGGGGTGGGGCCGGGGCCACAGTTTCCCATCCTCGTTTCCCAGACCCGCCGGCCGCGTCTTTCCCACCTAGAGCAAGGCCAAGAGCGCAGCAGGCCTGGGCTTGGGGTGTGAGCCTGCCTGAGCCCCGTCCGCTGCCGTGAAATCCCCTCTCCACGGGCTGGGGGACGGCAGTGCCGACgggtcccttccttcctccctgtttctctctttcccatccCTCCCACGCAGCAGCTAAGAATATAAACCGCGGCGTTAAAAATAGCAAGGCTGGAGAGCTTTATTTCTGAAGCATTTAGCAAAAGCCCTCCCCTCTGTGTGCCCACAGTTTAGTAAGCTCTGCAAGGACAGCGGGAGAGCATGTGCTCTCTTGACTGTGACCTCTGAGTTCTAGGGACTTGACCTttagtgcccccccccccccccccccgccccgcaccaGTGTTGAGGTGGGGGCCTCAGGATCAGCGCGGCAGGAGGGCGGGGCGGAGGAGGGCGGAGGAGGCGGCTGTGGGGTCCAGGGAGCTGGGGTCACTGCTGCGGGAGGGAGGCATGAGAAGCCCCATCCGCTTCGGGCCGAGGGATTTCAGGGCGCGCAGCTGGAAAGCTCTGCCGTTAGCTGTGAGGTGGGGAAGCCCCTCCTGCTCTGGGAATGCTTTGGACCCTCACAAAAATTCTGCACCCCCTCACCCGGAAAGATACCTGTGCATGTCGTATTCCTGAGTAAAAATACACCACCTCGGGAGGTTTGCAGAGCCTCCGCGGCCTGGCGGGGGACTCGCTTGGGGTCTCTAGTCCCCAGGTGAACCAACCAGCTTCGGCTGGGTGAAGACGGTTTTCCTCTGATGCCCTGGTGACCCCTTCCCGGCTCCTCGAGCCGAGATGCTCTTCAAGCTCGTAGGAAGGGCACATTTCCCCCTGGCGCCCCTGAGCTGGAAGGACGGGCAGgcgggagctgcagagggaggatGAAGCCGTCCAAGGGGGGAGAGGCCGGGAAGAGAGTCGTCGGGGCCCCTGAGGAGGCGGCTAGCTGCTGCCCCGGCCTCTGACGCGGCCCGCCCTCCCTTCAGACGTCCTGATGCTGCTGATGACGGACGTGCTGCTGTTCCTGCAGGAGAAGGACCAGAAGTACATTTTTCCCGCCCTGGTgagctcttcctccccctctctcgtCACAGACAGGGCTCACAggcccttcttcctttcctacccAGGCCGGAATCCCCCAGAGCCCAACAGTCAGGATTGTAATTATTACTACAGTATCGTGAGGAGTAAAAACAGCTAATACTGTGCACGGACACTTACGTGCTATGGGGAAGGCCCGGCATGATCCCTTTTTCGTAGACAAGGAAAGTAAACCTTAaaggtgtttgggtttttttcccctcagtttatttgtttatttatgttattattatttttaaagacttcatttattcatttgggagagagagatcaagagcaggggagcagcagaggcagagggagaagctgactccctgctgggtagggaacgggatacagggcttgatctcaggaccctagatcatgacctgagctgaaggcaaatgcttaaatgactgagccacccaggcgcccctgagtttatttattttctagtaatctctacccccaacgtggggcttgaacccacaaccccaagatcaagagtcacacagtcCCCCGCCTGAGCTGGCCGGGCGCCCCAATAAACCTTAATGTCAGTGAATCTGTCAGAGGTTATGGGTGCTCCCAAGTGCCCTCTGGCCGTGCCAGAGCTGGGGCTCTGGAGTCCCTCAGGTACTGCAGAAAGACCGAAGACCAGAGACCCCAGGTCAGGTTCCCGGGCTGAGTCCTTCCTTTCTGACCCGCAGGACAAGCCCTCCGTGGTATCGCTGCAGAATCTGATTGTGCGGGACATTGCCAACCAGGAGAAAGGGATGTTCCTGATCAGCGCCGCGCCCCCGGAGATGTACGAGGTCCACACGGCGTCCCGGGATGACCGGAGCACCTGGATCCGCGTCATTCAGCAGAGCGTGcgcgtgtgagtgtgtgcatggcCTCCAGGATCCCGCCGCTTCGGGCCCTGCCACAGCACTCCCTGGGGGAGAACCCAGGGTTCAGAGGGGGAGGAACACGGAGGCCCCGGGGCTGGAAAGGTCATCTGTGCCGTCACACTGAGTGTGTCTTGTGCCATGACACCCCCGAGCTCTTCTTGGGAGTGGGAGTCCCGCAGTGTCCCACCTGGCGGCCGGCAGGACACCCACAGGGACAGGAGCACCTGAGGCTGCGGCAGTGGGCTGTTGCTGGGACCGTGTtgcattttacctttattttctaaaaactaaTGGGAAAGGAAACGAAATCCCTGAGACTAGAGCCCAACCCCACACAGTCGAGGCAAGAAGGGAACTGTCCCATGTGCTGAGGCTGCGgacttccagcttctgggggAGACACGTGGGATTTGAGACCCTCGATGGAGCTTCTTTGTAATCTGCGTGCGAAACGTTCAAAACAGATTCTTGAAGATTATGCCAAAAAGAAACTCAATCGGGATATTTCTCGGTTCTTTTAGCATTAGAAACGGGTTTTTTCCACTCGGTAACGTGTgagtttttgttttacttctgcGATTCAGACTTTTGAACCAATTTTTGAGAAATGCACACGAAGCAGGACATCGGCGACTCTAGGAGAATCGTGCCAAATCCCGTCCGGCCACACGCAGGCCCGTGGGGGCCTCTGTTAGCGTATTGATATTTCTCATCATGAAAATTACAGTTCATACTTTCTGATCAATGTCTCGAGCTTCTGCCGTGTTCGGAGCATTGCTAGACTTTTCATTTTagttctaacaacaacaacaaaaacagtgaaGAAGATATCatacccattttaaagatgagaagtaGAGGTTGCCGCCTGGTAAATAGCGGGGCCAGGATTTGGGCCCAGTTGGCTTCATGCCAAGCCCTGTGGTGTCCGTCCTTGCGATGCGACCCCCGCAGGTGGCCTGTGGAGGGGCATACAGACCAGGAAATTGGGATGATGGGCGTGAAGAAAAGCAGGGGTTTGGGAGTGAGCAAAGCCAGCGCTTGGGGCTGGAGAATCTTCCAGGGAAGGACTATGTTCAGGAAGGAGGCTGATTCCTGATCCCTCGACCCGCCCAACCTCACCCCACTCTTACTTACCCTTTAGGTGCCCATCCAGAGAGGACTTCCCCCTGATTGAGACAGAGCACGAGGCTTACCTGCGCCGAATCAAGAGTGAGTCTGCCCACAGAGCTCGCCAAGTAAATTATAATGCATCCCCATGACGGATGGTAGCAGGCCTGGTTCGAGGGTCAGTGCTGGGAAGGACTGATGCAGACCCATGACCAGAAGGGATTGTGGAGGGAAAAGAGCAAGGCTGAGCACGGCATAGGGTGTATGCTACCTCTGGCATAAAAATAACGGGGATAGGTGTGTGTCacatgtgttgtgtgtgtgtgtgtacacatgtgtgtaatATCTCCGAAAGGGGAGCTGGGAGGACCAGGGTGGAGACATTAATCTACTTTTTAGACTTTTATTAGAGTATGAACTAACTGCTATATAAAAAtaccaacaggggcgcctgggtggctcagcggggtAAAGCCTGCTGCAGGATGCCGTCCGTGAGGGTGACGGAGCCCTGAGAGGGAGTCCAGCgccataaaatctttatttaaaaaaaaaaaaaaagaccaacaaaaatcagttttttgttttttttttttaagattttatttatttatttgacagacagagatcacaagtaggcagaaaggcaggcagaggttggggagggggagcaggctcgtcgctgagcagaaagcctgatgtggggcttgatcccaggaccctgagttcatgacctgagccgaaggcagaggctttaatccactgagccacccaggtgccccaataaataaaatctttatttaaaaaaaggaaaaaagaaagttgatacattactttttccaaaaaagggttttctttttcataaatgccCCAAATCCAGAATTAAATACTACCACtcagcccagccctgggcccccagccctggggctgCCCTTCCAGCTTGGCTTTCTGGCTACacatccccgccccccccccccagtgcggTCCCCGGCACCACCCTTCCCCCTAGCCGcccccccctgccctcccctcctccatcaGCCCCTGCCGTGTGCTCATCTGTCCCCATATCCACAGTGGAGCTTCAACAGAAAGACCAGGCCTTGGTTGAGCTGCTGCAGGAGAAGGTCGGGCTGTTTGCCGAGATGACCCATTTCCAGGTGGACGGGGATGGTGGCGGCTTGACCCTGCCGACCCTACCCAGGGGCCTTTTCCGCTCCGAGTCCCTGGAGTGCCCCCGCGGAGAGCGGCTGCTGCAGGATGCCATCCGGGAGGGTGAGGGAGCCCTGAGGGGGAGTCCAGCGCCATCGCTCGGGCTAGACCGGGGCACGGCCCCACTGTCCCTAAACTCCCTGTGGCACCCGGtgtgggggaggctggggaggaggctCGTCTTTGCTGCTGTCGGACACCTCGTCCTCCGTACATTTGTGCTGCCCTTTCAGTGTCCTTCGGTGACCTTTGCCTTGTGCAGGGTGGAATGAGTGGGGTCCCCGGGGTGCCTGACGGCTGCGTGGGCCTTGGGTGGAAGGCGCCCTGTGGTTCCCTGCAGGGTTCCGTGGGGCTCCCCCGCTTACCTCCCCCCTTCCCCGTAGTGGAGGGTCTGAAAGACCTCCTGGTTGGGCCCGGAGTGGAGCTGCTCCTGACAGCCCAGGAACCAGCCTTGCCCGGGGACCTCGACAGCGGCGGTAGCACAAGTCCTGGGGTCACTGCCAGTGAGTGCCTGGGCTGGGGCCAtggtggtgggtgggagggagggcctGGACCCGGGGACCAGAGCTCAGCCCGTGCTCTCCGCTCTCCGCAGATGGTGAGGCCGGAACCTTCAATGGCTCCACTGAGCTCTGCGGAACCGACTCGGACTCCAGCCGGAAGGTGGGCCTCCCGCAGGTGTGAGCGCTGGCCGGGGGCAGGAGGGGCCAAGGGCCTGTGGACCCCTGACACAGAGCTGTGGGGGACAGGTGCCTGCGACTCCCGACCTTGCCTCTCTTTGCAGGACCGGAACGGAAATCAGCTGAGAGCCCCCCAGGAGGTGAGGTGGGAAGCTGCTGGCGGAGCCCCCCAAAGGGCGGGCCTTTTGGCTGAGAAATGCGAGCCCAGTGCGGGGTGGCGGTGGGGAGAGCGGACGTCTGAGAGCGTCTGCAGGCCTGCTGGCCCCAGACCCACATTCAGTCACCTTCTGGCCAGCTCTCCCATCCCGAGGCTTGGGCCCTGTCcccaccctctcctctgtcctcagGAAGCGCTGCAGCGATTGGTCAATCTCTATGGGCTTCTGCACGGCCTCCAGGTCAGCGGGGCCGGGGCTGGACCGGGCAGGGGAGGAGCCTGAGCGGGGCCGCCTGTCCACCGGGGTGGCGCGTTGCGTGGCCCTGGCCCGGGCCTCGGGGCCCCCGCAGCGAGGGCTCTGACGCACCCGCGGGGCCCCCCTCGCCCGCAGGCGGCCGTGGCGCAGCAGGACACGCTGATGGAGGCGCGGTTCCCCGAGGGCCCCGAGCGGCGGGAGAAGCTGGCGCGCGCCAACTCCCGGGACGGGGAGGCCGGCCGCGCCGCGCCCGCGCCCGACAAGCAGGCCACCGAGCTGGCGCTCCTGCAGCGACAACACGCGCTGCTGCAGGAGGAGCTGCGGCGCTGCCGGCGGCTGGGCGAGGAGCGCGCCACCGAGGCGGGCAGCCTGGAGGCGCGGCTCCGCGAGAGCGAGCAGGCGCGCGCGCGGCTGGAGCGCGAGGCGGAGGAGGCCCGCAGGCAGCTGGCCGCGCTGGGCCACAGCGAGCCGCCCCCGGCCGAGGCGCCCTGGGCGCGCAGACCGCTGGACCCGCGGCGCCGCAGCCTCCCCGCGGGCGACGCCCTGTACCTGAGCTTCACGCCCCCGCAGGTAAGGGAGCGGGCGCTGGCGGGGGGGTGCGCGGGGGCTGCCCCCGAGGGGGCGGGCGTCGGCGCCCCCGGGGGCGCGAGGCCGCGGCCGGACAGCTGGGACTGGGGAGGCGACCGCGGCGCCGGCGGGGCATGGGTGCTGCGGGCCCGGCCGAGCTCACTCCCCAGCCCGCTGCCTTTCCTGCCGGACCGTCACAGCCCAGCCGAGGCCACGAGCGCCTGGATTTGTCTGTGACCATTCGCTCTGTCCATCGACCCTTTGAGGACCGAGAGAGGCAGGACCTGGGCAGCCCCGAGGAGCGGCTGCAGGACAGCAGCGACCCGGACACGGGCAGCGAGGAGGAGGGGGGCTGCCGCCTGTCCCCGCCCCACAGTCCGCGAGGTGAGGCCCGAATGGCCGTTGGGGGGGTGCTGCCGGGACGCTTAGGGGGGCCCCCCGCCATCACATCTGAGGTGCCGGTGACTCTTGGGAGGGACACACGGGACACACCTGCGgcctttcccggagcagagcggGGAGTGGAGCTCTAGGAACCAAAGGAGGTAGCAGACCCCGCAGTAAGTCTGTGATatcagccttttctttttcttttttaaaaaaaggtttatttatttggcagagaaatcacaagcaggtgtggggtgcggggtggggggggagcaggctcctcactgagcagagagcctgatccagggctggatcccaggaccctgaaaccatgaccccagccagaggcagaggctttaacccactgagccacccaggcgacccgaTGACAGCCTTTTTAAGTAGaaatagtttgttttattttaatttatttatttgacagctctcaagtaggcagagaggcaggcagagagggaggaggaagtgggctctgagttgagcagggagtctgatgggggactggatcccaggaccctgggatcatgacctgaaccgaaggcagatgctcaaccgactgagccactcaggcacccctaaacatagatttctaagtaaaaaaaaaaattcttaagactgttgaagttcttttttttttttttttttttttttttaaagattttttttatttatttatttgacagagagaaatcacaagtagtcggagaggcaggcagagagagagagacggaagcaggctccctgctgagcagagagcccgatgcgggactcgatcccaggaccctgagatcatgacctgagccgaaggcagcggcttaacccactgagccacccaggcgcccaagactgtTGAAGTTCTTATAGTTGATTTAGGAAATACAGAATAACCTAAAGCTAGTGTGACTTTATATaacaatcttaaaatattttgcatgGTATTAGCCAAAGTGTATCTCCCTATCCTCAGAAAGGATACACAGTAGGCAGGTGTGGGCACATTCCTTCCAGTGTGGACAGAGGTTTCGGCTCACCCATGGGGCACTGTTGGTGCAGGGGTGCACCTGCTGGCCAGAGCCTGTGTCCTCCCACTGActctgccccatccccctgcAGACTTCACCCGAATGCAGGACATCCCAGAAGAGATCGAGAGTCGCGACGGGGAGCCTGTGGCTTCAGAGAGCTAAGGGGGCCCCTCATTCCGTCCTGTGCCCCCAGGAAGAACACACCAGGGGAGGCAAACTCTGGAGCCTCCAGTGTGCCGTCGGCAAGGGAACATTGGAAAGAACTGCCGACTGCCCCTGCCGGCTCTGGGGCTCCTCGGACCCCTGGGGCCGCTGGGAAGCTGGGGGGAAATGGGCCACAGCACCTCCTGCTGGTATCCAGGAGCTACACCACGGATGCCAGCTTTTCATGCCTTCTTCCCTCTACTttaggaaaatttatttatttattgtttattagtTACACGGGGAGTGGGGAGATTTAGAGGACCAGGGACACGGGAACCAAGCCATAGGGATGAGGGGGCCTTGTCCTGCAACACTACTGGGGCTTATTCAGGCTAAACAACGCCCCCCCCTCCAGCAACACCTGAGAGGCGGTGCCAAGGACCAGGCCACCCTTCCAGAAGGGCTGTGGGCGGGGCCgtgctccccttccctcccctgctcactgctgggctcctttctctccatccatccTGGAGACCCCAGGGAGCTAGCCTGGCTCCCCGGAGTCGAGGGCAAGGTGGCGGTGACGGCTctgttggagggggaggggaaagcccACGGGACCAGaatgttctttgttgttgttttcttttttgtaccaAAGCCAACTGCacgtgttttgtatttttaagagatgATTGTAGGCAATTAGAAATCACAGCCTTCTATCTGCGCTTATCAGAAGAgcttgcggggtgggggggaatggcGTCCCCTCACCGGCGGTAAAGGGGGACCTACTCTGACCTCTTCTCCAGCCATTTGGAAAACATTTAGGGTGAGTTGGGGAATCTCTGTGAACCCTGACCTCATCCGCACCTCAGCAGCCGTGACTGAAACCTCATTGTGAATTTGGGGGATTTTCCGGTGGACCCCCAGTGCCCACCAGCCCCTGCCATTTTCTGCCAATttgattgtttaaaaaagaaaagataaagcaaGGAAAATTAAAGACCTGGAACCCCCACGAGTTGCTGTCTCCATGCTTGCCAGCCCTAGGGCCGCGCCAGTGTCCCCTCCAGAGGAGGGGCAGGCCACCTCCCCCGGCACAGGCCACTCCCATAACAAAGTGCCATGAGCCCTTGTTGTGGGCGCTGACAACCGCAAATACATGGGTCAAAATGAAGGGCACTTAGGGTCCAGGGGCTGTTGGGGATTCCAGAATTAGAAAACTGGTCTCGGCCTCATTTGCATGCCCTGCTCAGAAATGACCTCAGCCAGTGGCCCCCTCCCACCAGCGGGCCCAGTTCCTGCCGGCCTCTCTCCAGAGTCCTTCGTTTTCAGATTCAGCCCCGGCTCTGCCTCAGTCTAAAGTGTCAGAGCCCTGGGGCAACCTCTTCCAGGGGCAGCTGTTCGGTCAGTTTCAGTTCTGGGTTTTGCTCATTTCACTTCCTGTTTCTGGCTACTacccctggggctgggggaggggcagagggagggcgtCGGGGCTGCCCAGGCCAGCCCCTGCGCACACCTCCTCAGGGGAGAGGAACTGAAATCCTCTGGCCACCTCTCCCCTGCACCCGCCCATCTGGCCTTCAGCAGGTGCTTTCTTGTCTGTACAGGGTCTGTGCCCGGGAGGGGGTGGGTCTGGAAAGGGAAGGCTcccctggccagggtggcccAGCCTAGGGAGGCCCTGGCTCTCCACTTCCCTCCCAGCGTCTGGCTTCCGGACCTGGGGCTCCGCAGTGTGCAGCATCAGCTGGAAGCTGGGACCCCTCCAGGGTGCAGCGGACAGAGGACAACCACAGTGTGGGTGGGAGAGAC
This portion of the Mustela lutreola isolate mMusLut2 chromosome 14, mMusLut2.pri, whole genome shotgun sequence genome encodes:
- the ARHGEF2 gene encoding rho guanine nucleotide exchange factor 2 isoform X1, which encodes MNGDVPEVFLAGGDLVSQGHTRRCLSAVESGEQLEEDEEEDEEEEEEEGKTQKRDGFHAVPLRRSGAFRAHGHNHSPFKRHSWGPGREHEDPLSRHELQAPGCTGAREAALLQSREELDNFLGPQSQGSQPAHAGQNCCHPSAGALDHSAPGVLSKSVSMSGISSLLGCSDPAGTLCQSSTAALSQSCSQLERGSGSWTGSPLQRTLSFLLGMTGKAKAREKEKMKEAKDARYTNGHLFTTISVSGMTMCYACNKSITAKEALICPTCNVTIHNRCKDTLANCTKVKQKQQKAALLKNNTALQSVSLRSKTTPRERPSSAIYPSDSFRQSLLGSRRGRSSLSLAKSVSTTNIAGHFNEESPLGLRRILSQSTDSLNMRNRTLSVESLIDEGAEVIYSELMSDFETDERDFAADSWSLAVDSGFLQQQKKEVMKQQDVIYELIQTELHHVRTLKIMTRLFRAGMLEELQLEPGVVQGLFPCVDELSDIHTRFLSQLLERRRQSLCPGSTRNFVIHRLGDLLINQFSGPSAEQMRKTYSEFCSRHTKALKLYKELCARDKRFQQFIRKVTRSAVLKRHGVQECILLVTQRVTKYPVLISRILQHSHGPEEERQDLTTALGLVKELLSNVDQDVHELEKGARLQEIYHRMDPRAQAPVPGKGPFGREELLRRRLIHDGCLLWKTATGRFKDVLMLLMTDVLLFLQEKDQKYIFPALDKPSVVSLQNLIVRDIANQEKGMFLISAAPPEMYEVHTASRDDRSTWIRVIQQSVRVCPSREDFPLIETEHEAYLRRIKMELQQKDQALVELLQEKVGLFAEMTHFQVDGDGGGLTLPTLPRGLFRSESLECPRGERLLQDAIREVEGLKDLLVGPGVELLLTAQEPALPGDLDSGGSTSPGVTANGEAGTFNGSTELCGTDSDSSRKVGLPQDRNGNQLRAPQELSHPEAWALSPPSPLSSGSAAAIGQSLWASARPPGGRGAAGHADGGAVPRGPRAAGEAGARQLPGRGGRPRRARARQAGHRAGAPAATTRAAAGGAAALPAAGRGARHRGGQPGGAAPRERAGARAAGARGGGGPQAAGRAGPQRAAPGRGALGAQTAGPAAPQPPRGRRPVPELHAPAGPREAGPGQPRGAAAGQQRPGHGQRGGGGLPPVPAPQSARLHPNAGHPRRDRESRRGACGFRELRGPLIPSCAPRKNTPGEANSGASSVPSAREHWKELPTAPAGSGAPRTPGAAGKLGGNGPQHLLLVSRSYTTDASFSCLLPSTLGKFIYLLFISYTGSGEI
- the ARHGEF2 gene encoding rho guanine nucleotide exchange factor 2 isoform X3, producing MNGDVPEVFLAGGDLVSQGHTRRCLSAVESGEQLEEDEEEDEEEEEEEGKTQKRDGFHAVPLRRSGAFRAHGHNHSPFKRHSWGPGREHEDPLSRHELQAPGCTGAREAALLQSREELDNFLGPQSQGSQPAHAGQNCCHPSAGALDHSAPGVLSKSVSMSGISSLLGCSDPAGTLCQSSTAALSQSCSQLERGSGSWTGSPLQRTLSFLLGMTGKAKAREKEKMKEAKDARYTNGHLFTTISVSGMTMCYACNKSITAKEALICPTCNVTIHNRCKDTLANCTKVKQKQQKAALLKNNTALQSVSLRSKTTPRERPSSAIYPSDSFRQSLLGSRRGRSSLSLAKSVSTTNIAGHFNEESPLGLRRILSQSTDSLNMRNRTLSVESLIDEGAEVIYSELMSDFETDERDFAADSWSLAVDSGFLQQQKKEVMKQQDVIYELIQTELHHVRTLKIMTRLFRAGMLEELQLEPGVVQGLFPCVDELSDIHTRFLSQLLERRRQSLCPGSTRNFVIHRLGDLLINQFSGPSAEQMRKTYSEFCSRHTKALKLYKELCARDKRFQQFIRKVTRSAVLKRHGVQECILLVTQRVTKYPVLISRILQHSHGPEEERQDLTTALGLVKELLSNVDQDVHELEKGARLQEIYHRMDPRAQAPVPGKGPFGREELLRRRLIHDGCLLWKTATGRFKDVLMLLMTDVLLFLQEKDQKYIFPALDKPSVVSLQNLIVRDIANQEKGMFLISAAPPEMYEVHTASRDDRSTWIRVIQQSVRVCPSREDFPLIETEHEAYLRRIKMELQQKDQALVELLQEKVGLFAEMTHFQVDGDGGGLTLPTLPRGLFRSESLECPRGERLLQDAIREVEGLKDLLVGPGVELLLTAQEPALPGDLDSGGSTSPGVTANGEAGTFNGSTELCGTDSDSSRKDRNGNQLRAPQELSHPEAWALSPPSPLSSGSAAAIGQSLWASARPPGGRGAAGHADGGAVPRGPRAAGEAGARQLPGRGGRPRRARARQAGHRAGAPAATTRAAAGGAAALPAAGRGARHRGGQPGGAAPRERAGARAAGARGGGGPQAAGRAGPQRAAPGRGALGAQTAGPAAPQPPRGRRPVPELHAPAGPREAGPGQPRGAAAGQQRPGHGQRGGGGLPPVPAPQSARLHPNAGHPRRDRESRRGACGFRELRGPLIPSCAPRKNTPGEANSGASSVPSAREHWKELPTAPAGSGAPRTPGAAGKLGGNGPQHLLLVSRSYTTDASFSCLLPSTLGKFIYLLFISYTGSGEI